One window of Entelurus aequoreus isolate RoL-2023_Sb linkage group LG06, RoL_Eaeq_v1.1, whole genome shotgun sequence genomic DNA carries:
- the si:ch211-51c14.1 gene encoding protein kinase C and casein kinase substrate in neurons protein 3, translating to MSTPPPADNSREDANNRSFWMPGNYQRTVKRTEDAFQACNEMVTCFQERARVERQYAQQLSEWSAKWTPVVDSTPLYGSLLKAWQSFLSSADRLASLHASICRSLVAEDGERVRTWQKDAFHKKLFGGFKEAQDAEAGFARAQKPWAKRLKKLDKARRAYHKASRKEHAARERETNALANSDVAADKQKKIREDREVVQQEAEKVRARYEKVLEEANRYAPRYMEEMEAIFDQSQDEERKRIVFLKQAFLSFDKHLDVTTNESVREVYSELHNTVTAIDEQEDLRWWKNTHGPGMPTDWPHFQEWKPEKKSKKGKMEVEQKGTLEKSEVMKTGGVRVRALYDYVGQETDELSFKAGEEFVKTEEEDDQGWCRGVKDGGCEGLYPANYVEVV from the exons ATGTCCACGCCGCCGCCAGCAGACAACAGCCGCGAAGACGCCAACAATCGCAGCTTCTGGATG CCCGGCAACTACCAGCGCACGGTGAAGCGCACCGAGGACGCCTTCCAAGCGTGCAACGAAATGGTGACGTGCTTCCAGGAGAGGGCGCGTGTGGAGCGTCAGTACGCGCAGCAGCTCAGCGAGTGGAGCGCCAAGTGGACGCCCGTGGTGGACTCCA CGCCTCTGTACGGATCCCTGCTGAAGGCCTGGCAGTCTTTCCTGTCCTCCGCCGACCGCCTGGCCTCCCTGCACGCCTCCATCTGCCGCTCGCTGGTGGCGGAGGACGGCGAGCGGGTCCGAACCTGGCAGAAGGACGCCTTCCACAAGAAGCTGTTTGGAGGCTTCAAGGAGGCCCAGGATGCCGAGGCGGGCTTTGCCCGGGCTCAGAAACCGTGGGCCAAACGACTAAAGAAG CTGGACAAAGCCAGGCGGGCGTACCACAAGGCTAGTCGTAAAGAGCACGCCGCCAGGGAGCGTGAGACCAACGCCTTGGCAAACTCGGACGTGGCCGCCGACAAGCAGAAGAAGATCCGGGAGGACAGAGAGGTGGTTCAACAGGAGGCTGAGAAA GTCAGAGCCCGCTACGAGAAGGTTCTGGAGGAGGCCAACCGCTACGCTCCTCGCTACATGGAAGAGATGGAGGCCATCTTTGACCAGTCGCAGGATGAAGAGCGCAAGAGAATCGTCTTCCTCAAACAAGCCTTCCTCTCCTTTGACAAGCATCTTGATGTCACCACTAATGAGAg cgTGAGAGAAGTGTACAGCGAGCTGCACAACACGGTGACAGCCATCGACGAGCAGGAGGACTTACGATGGTGGAAGAACACCCATGGACCTGGCATGCCCACCGACTGGCCACACTTCCAG GAATGGAAGCCAGAGAAGAAAAGCAAAAAAGGCAAGATGGAAGTCGAGCAGAAAGGAACGTTAGAGAAGAG CGAGGTGATGAAGACCGGCGGCGTGAGGGTGAGGGCGCTGTACGACTACGTGGGCCAGGAGACGGACGAGCTGTCCTTCAAAGCAG GCGAAGAGTTTGTGAAGACGGAGGAAGAGGACGACCAGGGCTGGTGTCGGGGGGTGAAGGACGGCGGCTGCGAGGGGCTTTACCCCGCTAATTACGTAGAGGTGGTTTAG